A window of the Spirochaetota bacterium genome harbors these coding sequences:
- a CDS encoding mandelate racemase/muconate lactonizing enzyme family protein yields MKITRIELYHVSIPLRETFWPTWIPGYPQTHNRFTLIKLVTDDGIEGYGAGSAMGTEREGLGDLLGGYLMGADPTDIGRVQDLLKQAGILGWRNFWIEPACWDIIGKKEGKPVYELLGGRARPVEVYCSTGEMHDPDKRAEEIMAIREMGYRCAKLRVKSVELKDDIRQIETVRKKIGKDFSLGVDANQGWLVTIVDKVPAWDLARAKKFADACHRNGIDWLEEPLDSRDYSGNAALKKYSKVKISGAELNYGWDEIKIMFEKDCFHIYQPDATFAGGIAQVKKVIDMCHEKKRYYTPHTWTNGIGFYVNWNMVLADRDNSLPLEYPYEPPSWIPEFREGIIDPIIPDKNAMLQPFTKPGLGFTIDKAMLRKYGKRFFKLTETGLKIKVIRDKGLKTALELKKRKG; encoded by the coding sequence ATGAAAATTACACGAATCGAGCTCTACCATGTTTCAATCCCCCTCAGGGAGACCTTCTGGCCCACCTGGATCCCGGGCTACCCCCAGACCCACAACAGGTTCACCCTGATCAAGCTCGTGACGGATGACGGCATCGAAGGATACGGCGCCGGGTCCGCCATGGGCACGGAGCGGGAAGGCCTCGGCGATCTCCTGGGAGGCTACCTGATGGGCGCGGACCCCACCGATATCGGCAGGGTGCAGGACCTCCTGAAGCAGGCGGGTATCCTGGGGTGGAGGAACTTCTGGATAGAGCCGGCCTGCTGGGACATCATCGGCAAGAAGGAAGGAAAGCCGGTGTACGAGCTCCTCGGCGGCAGGGCGCGGCCGGTGGAAGTGTACTGCTCCACCGGGGAGATGCACGATCCGGACAAGCGGGCCGAGGAGATCATGGCGATACGGGAAATGGGATACCGCTGCGCCAAGCTGCGGGTCAAGAGCGTCGAGCTGAAAGACGACATCCGGCAGATCGAGACCGTCAGGAAAAAAATCGGGAAGGACTTCAGTCTTGGTGTCGACGCCAACCAGGGGTGGCTTGTCACGATCGTGGACAAGGTCCCCGCTTGGGACCTGGCCCGTGCGAAAAAGTTCGCCGACGCCTGCCACCGGAACGGGATCGATTGGCTGGAGGAGCCCCTGGATTCGCGGGATTACAGCGGCAACGCGGCCCTGAAAAAATATTCAAAGGTGAAGATATCCGGCGCGGAGCTGAACTATGGCTGGGACGAGATAAAGATCATGTTCGAGAAGGATTGCTTTCACATCTACCAGCCCGACGCCACCTTCGCCGGCGGCATAGCCCAGGTGAAGAAGGTCATAGACATGTGCCACGAGAAAAAGCGGTACTACACGCCCCACACCTGGACCAACGGCATCGGCTTTTACGTCAATTGGAACATGGTCCTCGCCGACAGGGATAACTCCCTGCCGCTGGAATATCCCTACGAGCCGCCCTCATGGATTCCGGAGTTCAGGGAAGGCATCATCGACCCGATCATCCCGGACAAGAATGCCATGCTCCAGCCCTTCACAAAACCGGGGCTCGGGTTCACCATAGACAAGGCTATG
- a CDS encoding FadR family transcriptional regulator — MKTGLPGRILNDMRSDIIREAYPIGSRLPSERELSQKYGASRFAVREAIAVLAQGGFVETHPQSGTYVRDFFRYDTLDTLVQVLRVRQAIDRQTLESLLNFRLITETTAAAEAALRITDDEAEYLRNNLEQKRSHLRDIAVLAECDFDFHCAIIGISGNIISRLVFQSFKPVYSFFTEFFYSIKGVPEASLKLNMKLFRALTGGDAAASRKAMENILAFGEKKVYEAIRHGGSVILLD, encoded by the coding sequence ATGAAAACAGGACTTCCCGGCAGGATTTTAAACGATATGCGGTCCGATATCATCCGCGAGGCATACCCGATCGGCAGCAGGCTCCCCTCCGAGCGGGAGCTGTCGCAGAAATACGGGGCGAGCCGCTTCGCGGTGCGCGAGGCCATCGCGGTGCTTGCCCAGGGGGGGTTCGTCGAGACCCATCCCCAGAGCGGTACCTATGTCAGGGACTTTTTCAGATACGACACCCTCGACACCCTCGTGCAGGTCCTCCGCGTCAGGCAGGCCATTGACAGGCAAACCCTCGAGTCCCTGCTGAATTTCAGGCTCATCACCGAAACCACGGCCGCCGCGGAGGCCGCCCTTAGGATCACGGATGATGAAGCGGAGTACCTGAGGAACAACCTCGAGCAAAAAAGGTCCCACCTCCGGGACATCGCGGTCCTTGCCGAATGTGACTTTGATTTTCATTGCGCGATCATCGGGATCTCGGGGAACATCATAAGCCGCCTTGTTTTTCAATCCTTCAAGCCGGTCTACTCCTTTTTCACGGAGTTTTTCTACTCCATCAAGGGCGTTCCGGAAGCCTCCCTGAAACTGAACATGAAGCTCTTCAGGGCGCTCACCGGCGGAGACGCCGCCGCTTCGCGGAAGGCGATGGAGAATATCCTCGCCTTCGGCGAGAAAAAGGTCTATGAGGCCATCAGGCACGGAGGCAGCGTCATTCTCCTGGACTGA
- a CDS encoding ankyrin repeat domain-containing protein, which translates to MKNKIIVCSVAIVIVVSLFAGCGSLTRSATRGDLEGVKSWVENGADINVVDRWGWTPIMWATYYNYYDIVKYMVEHKANVNARSMYDYGSILKDSTPLVIAVTYNYNGIVRLLLRHGADKKAENRQGETAFTIAEKHNMVEMLELLGGKAAVKPDKKEDEKAGAEEASQVILLNDGSQIVGKILSQTRTTVTVKTKYNTITIEKDKISEMKYK; encoded by the coding sequence ATGAAAAATAAAATCATCGTCTGTTCCGTCGCCATTGTCATTGTCGTGTCGTTGTTTGCCGGATGCGGCTCCCTGACGAGGTCAGCCACCCGCGGCGACCTTGAGGGCGTGAAATCATGGGTGGAGAACGGCGCCGATATCAACGTGGTGGACCGGTGGGGGTGGACGCCGATCATGTGGGCGACGTACTACAACTATTACGACATCGTGAAATACATGGTCGAGCACAAGGCCAATGTCAACGCGCGGTCGATGTACGATTACGGTTCCATCCTGAAGGACAGCACGCCCCTAGTCATCGCGGTCACTTACAACTACAACGGGATCGTGCGCCTCCTCCTGAGACACGGCGCCGACAAGAAGGCCGAGAACCGGCAGGGCGAGACCGCCTTTACGATAGCGGAAAAACATAACATGGTGGAAATGCTGGAGCTCCTCGGCGGCAAGGCCGCTGTCAAGCCCGATAAAAAAGAGGACGAAAAGGCCGGCGCCGAGGAAGCAAGCCAGGTCATCCTGCTCAACGACGGAAGCCAGATCGTGGGGAAGATACTCTCCCAGACCCGAACGACCGTGACGGTGAAAACAAAGTATAACACGATCACCATTGAGAAAGATAAGATCAGCGAAATGAAATACAAGTGA
- a CDS encoding FecR domain-containing protein: MVSIKWAPMACLLICFSAVGCVKEKKETAPVRLSDKLGMVSLNRPGAEVPVDTVLKNGDRLITGEKSMATVLLPDSSTIRIFEKSEFTIIRMESAGDEGGADTRLAVDKGRSMFVIEKLAKGGKLSVKTPTAVAAVRGTTFTVEVRDKNSVTDLKVVRGSVYIEAKDEAQVNSLVKEGEMIALSSSAVVEEKKPIPENKLKELKEEEKAFIKDANEPAQEEKKEAADKAKSAPPVLKTEAAIKEYYHKLEEVSMDDGTILVGAVIFQNAAVAKIHTASGIIQVPTGSIKTIRMR, encoded by the coding sequence ATGGTTTCAATCAAATGGGCGCCCATGGCGTGTCTTCTCATATGCTTCTCGGCAGTCGGCTGCGTGAAGGAAAAAAAGGAAACCGCGCCTGTCAGGCTGTCAGACAAGCTCGGGATGGTCAGCCTCAACCGGCCGGGCGCCGAAGTGCCGGTCGACACGGTCCTGAAAAACGGGGACCGCCTCATCACCGGGGAAAAATCGATGGCAACGGTGCTCCTGCCGGACAGCTCGACCATACGGATATTCGAAAAATCGGAATTCACGATAATCAGGATGGAGAGCGCCGGGGACGAGGGCGGCGCCGACACCCGGCTGGCCGTCGATAAGGGCAGGAGCATGTTCGTCATAGAAAAGCTCGCCAAGGGCGGGAAACTGAGCGTTAAAACGCCGACCGCGGTCGCGGCCGTGCGGGGAACGACCTTTACCGTCGAGGTCAGGGATAAAAACTCGGTCACCGACCTGAAGGTGGTGCGCGGCTCAGTCTACATCGAGGCGAAGGACGAGGCGCAGGTAAACAGCCTGGTCAAGGAAGGGGAGATGATCGCCCTTTCAAGCAGCGCCGTTGTCGAAGAGAAAAAACCGATACCGGAAAATAAGCTGAAAGAGCTGAAAGAGGAAGAAAAGGCCTTCATCAAAGACGCCAATGAGCCGGCGCAAGAAGAAAAGAAAGAAGCCGCCGACAAGGCCAAATCGGCGCCGCCGGTGCTGAAAACCGAAGCGGCGATCAAAGAATACTACCACAAGCTTGAAGAAGTGAGCATGGACGATGGGACCATCCTCGTCGGCGCGGTCATTTTCCAGAACGCGGCTGTGGCGAAAATACACACAGCCAGCGGCATCATACAGGTGCCCACCGGCAGCATAAAAACCATACGGATGAGGTGA
- a CDS encoding DUF4410 domain-containing protein: MKKALLLFMGIFFVYGCGPKYGIIKETQPGEDLKKYRAVSVGWLDLGPERWKTYDYESQAQWVETINHVNRNAMPDYFKKALSKKEVSFAASRNDAPKKDGLVIRFSEVEYVQRTSSAAKVMWGTFAGSDTLDMTMHFIDGKTGKELNQMRISVYSKSTSDISGWGFEGRINNCVYNLAYIIADKVQ; this comes from the coding sequence ATGAAAAAAGCATTGTTGCTGTTTATGGGGATATTTTTTGTATATGGCTGCGGTCCGAAGTACGGTATTATCAAAGAAACCCAGCCGGGTGAGGATCTAAAAAAATATCGTGCAGTAAGCGTCGGCTGGCTCGATCTGGGCCCCGAAAGATGGAAAACCTATGATTATGAAAGCCAGGCACAGTGGGTTGAAACGATCAACCATGTGAACAGGAACGCCATGCCGGATTATTTCAAAAAGGCCCTTTCGAAGAAGGAAGTGTCTTTCGCCGCTTCCCGGAACGATGCGCCTAAGAAGGACGGCCTTGTCATAAGGTTCAGCGAGGTTGAATATGTGCAGAGGACAAGCTCCGCCGCCAAGGTCATGTGGGGCACCTTTGCCGGCTCAGACACACTGGATATGACAATGCATTTTATTGATGGAAAGACGGGAAAAGAGCTGAATCAGATGCGAATAAGCGTATATTCCAAATCGACCTCGGACATCTCGGGCTGGGGCTTCGAAGGCAGGATCAATAATTGCGTCTATAACCTGGCCTATATCATTGCTGATAAAGTCCAATAA